ATTCTTACCCGTGGCGGTCATGGAGTGCCAGCGTAATGAATACGGTTACTGCTACATTCAAAAATTACTCGGCTGCACAGCATAGCCTGCTAACCCTAGAATCAAATGGTTTTAGCGAAGAGCAGATCAGCGTATTGGTTGCAGACAAGAGTAAAGGAAAAAGCTTCGATATAATTGAAGCTACCAAGGTGCCCGAGGGCGCAGCTGTAGGTGGAGTGGCCGGTGGTATCATCGGTGCAATCGCAGCTGGCCTCACCACCGTAGGTTCGCTGGTAGCACCCGGCATTGGCGTTTTAGCAGTTGGGCCCATAGTTGGTGCATTTGCTGGCGGCGCTGCTGGCGCTGCTACCGGCAGCCTAATCGGTGCATTGATAGGGTTTGGTATTCCAGAACATGAAGCAAGACGTTATGAAGATGAAATTAAAAATGGTGCAGTCTTGGTGGCGGTTGGAACCAACAGCCATGAAGATGCGCAATTAGTTAAGAACATTTTCATTGGAGAAGATGCTCATAATATTGCCGCTTAAGTTAAGCAGTTTTATTATGACCTAGCTGGAGCGGCTCGTCCTTTAATGGAGAGCCGCTTCGCGATTGAGGAAAATATAAGAATATTTTGTAACGAATTGTATCAGTTCGTAACCATAAATTAACTTTCTTGTGAGATGCTTTAGTTAATTTGTTGAGGAGAAAGCGATGCGGCACGAGTGTGAATCCACTCAACCATCACCGTTCAATGCGCCGTCACATCATGTTGTGATGGCTGATAGCAATAATCCTGCTGTTGCATCTCTGATTGGGATCGTAACCTCCATTATTCATAGCCAAAAAAACACATCATCCTCGTTTCGCATTGCTGATATGAATCTTGGCAGTGCGAATTTTACTTCTAATACGGTAGATGCAATTCGCGAAACCTGTGGCGAGCAGGCAAATGTGCAGGTTTCCGGCACAACTACCAATGAAAGCGCTATTGCAAATATGCGTGAGTGGCTGAGCGCCAAAAACGCGCTGGGCGAACTGCACAACGAAGATGCCTCAACCAGCCCTGCTAATCGTTTGCGTAACCGCCTGAATTGTAGTGGCGGCGCAGATATGGTCTTGTTTGCGCATGGGGCGTATCCAGCGAATCTTAGCACATCAAAACTGCCACGTATGGTAGACAGACTAGGAGATGTTGCAGCAGATCATGGTGTGGTGCTTACGCTGCATAATCACGGTCCTTCTGATGCCGATGAAATTTGCCAACATGTATTTGATATGCCAATGCGTTCTTCAGCGGGTTTAAATTGCAACACCCAGCATAAGCTGGAGAAGTCATTTCAGGATGCAAAGCTTTACGCGTTCTCGGTGACAATACCAAATGCAACCGAATTTCCGGCAAATGCACAAGCGTTTGATGCGGTTTTTAATCAGAGCAATGCAGGATTATCTGCAAAAGATCAAAAAGACACTATAGCAATTCAAGAGCGATTAGCGAAAATGCTGGGTGGTGAGAAAAACTTAAAAGCGGCAATTTCAGCTATGGATGAAGATGCGCAATCGCAAGCGAGCCAATATTTTAAACGACGCATTACTGCATCGAAATCTGAAAGCAACACGCTAGCTATTACTGTGGGGGGTGGGCAGATGATTATGGCGTTCCGCTCCAAAAATATAGCACAGCAAGCCTTTGACGAGATAAGTAAATCATGTGAAAACATGCATCCTCCCGCTATTGCATTGCCAATTACGCGCAGTCTGATGCCAAATTTTGATAAATCTGCCGCCCATGCGCAATGGACGGAGAAACTGAGTGCGATAGGCATTGCAAAACCGCCTCAAGTCTGCCAATTGGAGCTTGACCATCAGCGCTAAGCTATTTACTCAATTCTTTTAGCAATACATCCCGCGCTTCATTAATTTTGCTTGCGAGATATTCTGAGCCGCCCGTATCAGGATGATTTTTTTGAATTAATTGGTGATGGGCTTTATTGATATCTTCTGCCGTAGCGTTGGCTTCTAGACCTAAAATACTCCGCGCTTCATCCGTATGCATAATGTGTTCCGCTGTTTTTTTCTTGAATGCAGCGTTTGCCTTATTTACACTTATTTTTGCTTGTCTTAGTCTACGTATCCACGCAATTGCAACCGCGCCAAAGCTGGTTATTGCTGCCATATGCGGCAGGCCAAAGCGCAAAAATAGTATGATTAACGCGATTACTAAAATCACGGCAAACCAAGACATGCTTTTGCGTATATTTTTGGGTTCAGCGGTTGCTAAAAATCCGAAACTTTTGTGTATAAGCACTACAAGCGCGATACCAAGGGATAAATAGATAAATACCATGATTGCGCGTTATGCTTCGGCGTTGACACGCATTTTTGCTATGCGCTCATCGACCAATGGTAATTTTAGCGCAGTCAATAAATCACGTACTTCCTGACGGGCAGCAACGTGGGACATAGAAACACGAACGTTGGAGCTGGTGTCTATTACGTCCAACACCGTTAGGCCTTGCAAAAATAATTCGCGGAAAATCACACGTTCACTAAATCCCGGTGCCATGCGGAAGCCAATTCTTCGTGACAGTTCTTGCACTGCTTTACCCATAAAGCGTTTATTACGTGCATCGATATTACTCAGGCGATTGCGCATAACAATCCAATCTATAGAGCCACCATCGCGCTTTGCACGTTTGAGTTTTTGCTCCCAGATCATTTCGCTATATATGCTGGGTTTCAACACCTTGAGTGTAGTGCCGTCTACTTTTCCCAATACATCCAAATCGACAAAGCTGTCATTGATTGGGGTAATTACCGTATCGGCATAAGAGTGGGCGAGGCGG
Above is a genomic segment from Alphaproteobacteria bacterium containing:
- a CDS encoding DnaJ domain-containing protein, whose product is MSWFAVILVIALIILFLRFGLPHMAAITSFGAVAIAWIRRLRQAKISVNKANAAFKKKTAEHIMHTDEARSILGLEANATAEDINKAHHQLIQKNHPDTGGSEYLASKINEARDVLLKELSK
- a CDS encoding division plane positioning ATPase MipZ, with amino-acid sequence MDFGLRPAKKANKAHIIVVGNEKGGSGKTTTTMHLITALLRLGIKVGSIDIDARQRSLTRYLENRSQTMEEQNTRLPMPTHHVIIKSTYNITQEAEEDERERFDGIIQQLSADHDYIVVDGPGNDTHLSRLAHSYADTVITPINDSFVDLDVLGKVDGTTLKVLKPSIYSEMIWEQKLKRAKRDGGSIDWIVMRNRLSNIDARNKRFMGKAVQELSRRIGFRMAPGFSERVIFRELFLQGLTVLDVIDTSSNVRVSMSHVAARQEVRDLLTALKLPLVDERIAKMRVNAEA
- a CDS encoding general stress protein — protein: MNTVTATFKNYSAAQHSLLTLESNGFSEEQISVLVADKSKGKSFDIIEATKVPEGAAVGGVAGGIIGAIAAGLTTVGSLVAPGIGVLAVGPIVGAFAGGAAGAATGSLIGALIGFGIPEHEARRYEDEIKNGAVLVAVGTNSHEDAQLVKNIFIGEDAHNIAA